The DNA sequence TTCGAAGGAAGGGTACGCCCCCATATTGTTTTAGTGGTGTTTTATATAGCTTTCACTTGTTTCAAGTGTTGCATACAATCCGCCTAATGCATTTAATCCTGCCAAAAATGATTCTGTGATCTGTTCAGCTGGAATAATTTTTCCATTCAGTTCGCGATCTCTCGTGGTTACTGCATCTGCGATAATTGTATTGTGAAAACTGAAATCCATGGCAGCTCTGGTGGTAGAACTTACGCAAACGTCGGTCATCATGCCGCAAATTACTAAATTTGAAATAGATTTCTGCTTTAAATAATCTAATAATTCAGTTTCTCTAAAACTGTTCGGAAAGTTTTTAGTGATCACCTTTTCCGTTTCTAAGGGAGCAACGCTTTGGTGAATTTCTGCACCTTTTGTCTCTGGCAAAAAGAAAGTCCCGCTTTCCTGAACCGCAAT is a window from the Kaistella flava (ex Peng et al. 2021) genome containing:
- a CDS encoding cysteine hydrolase family protein; protein product: MKQYLNNTTALLIIDIQNDYFPGGTMELVGSNEAAEKASTVLSYFRNNNMPVIHIQHIAVQESGTFFLPETKGAEIHQSVAPLETEKVITKNFPNSFRETELLDYLKQKSISNLVICGMMTDVCVSSTTRAAMDFSFHNTIIADAVTTRDRELNGKIIPAEQITESFLAGLNALGGLYATLETSESYIKHH